One Hugenholtzia roseola DSM 9546 DNA segment encodes these proteins:
- a CDS encoding RNA methyltransferase has product MLTKLETEQIERLSPADFEQAAKFPVVVLLDNLRSMHNVGSAFRTADAFAIEKIYLCGITAQPPHREIEKTALGATQTVSWAHVGNITEIVSKLKLEGYQIIAIEQTNQSEALQNFFPQATQKIAYLFGNEVFGLSEEVLPFVDKAIEIPQFGTKHSLNVSVSIGIVLWDYVSKQKGKLI; this is encoded by the coding sequence ATGCTTACAAAATTAGAAACCGAACAGATTGAACGCCTTTCGCCCGCCGACTTTGAACAGGCTGCCAAGTTTCCCGTTGTCGTACTTTTAGATAACTTGCGCAGTATGCACAATGTAGGCTCTGCCTTCCGCACCGCCGACGCTTTTGCGATAGAAAAAATCTACCTCTGTGGCATTACGGCGCAGCCCCCTCATCGCGAAATTGAAAAAACCGCCTTAGGAGCAACCCAAACCGTAAGTTGGGCGCATGTAGGAAATATTACAGAAATTGTAAGCAAATTAAAATTAGAAGGCTATCAAATTATTGCCATCGAGCAAACCAATCAGAGTGAAGCACTGCAAAATTTCTTTCCCCAAGCCACTCAAAAAATCGCCTATCTCTTTGGAAATGAGGTCTTCGGACTAAGCGAGGAGGTCTTGCCCTTCGTAGATAAAGCCATAGAAATTCCCCAATTCGGCACCAAGCACTCCCTCAACGTTTCGGTCAGTATCGGTATCGTCCTTTGGGACTATGTGAGCAAACAGAAAGGGAAACTGATTTAG
- the floA gene encoding flotillin-like protein FloA (flotillin-like protein involved in membrane lipid rafts): protein MFSEIFYAVLAIAVVVGMVAALFYYVPVNLWITAIFSGVRVGLGDLIGMRLRRVQPHVIVESMIVATKAGLRDLELQDLETHYMAGGSVHSVIKALISAEKANIDLSFNQAAAIDLAGRDVFDAVQISVNPKVINTPAVAAVAQDGIQLIAKARVTVRANITQLVGGSGEETILARVGEGIVTSIGSSVSHKEVLENPDKISKLVLQKGLDAGTAFEILSIDIADIDVGENIGAKLQIDQANADLKVAEAKAEERRAMAVAVEQEMRAKAQASRAKVIEAEAEVPKSIAFALREGKLGIMDYYRMRNIQADTHMRESIAFPEEAIPKKNQSDDDDE, encoded by the coding sequence ATGTTTTCGGAAATCTTTTATGCGGTGCTTGCCATTGCAGTTGTGGTAGGTATGGTTGCAGCACTTTTTTACTATGTTCCTGTCAATCTTTGGATAACGGCTATTTTTTCGGGCGTGCGCGTCGGTTTGGGCGACCTTATCGGTATGCGTTTGCGTCGGGTGCAGCCGCATGTGATAGTAGAGTCTATGATTGTGGCTACAAAAGCGGGTCTGCGCGATTTGGAGTTGCAAGATTTGGAAACGCATTATATGGCGGGCGGCAGCGTACATTCGGTAATTAAGGCTTTGATTTCGGCGGAAAAAGCAAACATAGACCTCTCTTTTAATCAAGCGGCGGCGATAGATTTGGCAGGGCGTGATGTTTTTGATGCCGTTCAAATTTCGGTAAATCCCAAAGTTATCAATACGCCTGCTGTGGCGGCAGTGGCGCAAGACGGTATCCAACTGATTGCGAAGGCGCGGGTTACGGTGCGTGCTAATATTACGCAATTAGTGGGCGGTTCGGGTGAAGAAACCATCTTAGCGCGTGTAGGCGAAGGGATTGTAACTTCTATTGGTTCTTCGGTTTCGCACAAAGAGGTATTAGAAAATCCCGATAAAATTTCAAAATTAGTTCTACAAAAAGGCTTAGATGCTGGCACTGCTTTTGAAATTCTTTCCATCGATATTGCCGATATCGATGTAGGTGAAAATATCGGGGCAAAGTTACAAATAGACCAAGCCAATGCCGACTTGAAGGTGGCAGAGGCGAAAGCCGAAGAAAGACGTGCGATGGCAGTAGCGGTAGAGCAGGAAATGCGAGCGAAGGCACAAGCCTCACGCGCCAAAGTAATCGAAGCCGAAGCTGAAGTTCCCAAATCCATTGCCTTTGCACTGCGAGAGGGCAAATTGGGCATCATGGACTACTATCGCATGCGCAACATTCAGGCAGATACACACATGCGCGAGTCTATCGCCTTCCCCGAAGAGGCGATTCCGAAGAAAAATCAGAGTGATGACGACGACGAGTAG
- a CDS encoding glutathione peroxidase: MIKFFAYTALLSVLLGLMACGSTTQANSQSVSKNSNTSSENTMNDKNLFDFKVKTIEGKEVSLADYKGKKLLFVNVASKCGYTGQYADLQAVHEKYGDKLLILGFPANNFGGQEPGTNEEIAQFCSLNYGVTFPMFEKISVKGNDQHELYQWLAEKAGGESPSWNFCKYLVSEDGTKVEFFGSSTNPVEIAEKL, encoded by the coding sequence ATGATTAAATTCTTTGCTTATACTGCTCTTTTGTCTGTTTTGTTGGGTCTGATGGCTTGTGGCAGCACGACGCAGGCAAACAGCCAATCTGTTTCGAAAAATTCAAACACTTCTTCGGAAAACACCATGAACGATAAAAATTTATTTGACTTTAAAGTCAAAACAATAGAAGGCAAAGAGGTTTCTTTAGCCGATTACAAGGGTAAAAAGCTCCTTTTTGTCAATGTGGCTTCTAAATGTGGCTATACAGGTCAGTATGCCGACTTGCAAGCCGTCCATGAAAAATATGGCGATAAGTTGCTAATTTTGGGCTTTCCTGCCAACAATTTTGGCGGTCAGGAGCCGGGTACGAACGAGGAAATTGCCCAATTTTGTTCGCTCAACTATGGCGTTACGTTTCCGATGTTTGAAAAAATTTCGGTAAAAGGCAATGACCAGCACGAACTCTATCAGTGGTTGGCAGAAAAGGCAGGGGGCGAGTCGCCGTCATGGAACTTTTGCAAGTATTTGGTGAGCGAAGACGGTACGAAGGTCGAGTTTTTTGGTTCTTCTACCAATCCTGTGGAGATTGCAGAAAAATTGTAG
- a CDS encoding methyltransferase domain-containing protein has translation MNPNDVSNPALDAHYWESRYQQQDTPWDASAITEPLKTYIDNLVATEAAQHPDFFQMVILVPGAGSGYEAEYLHRLGFQNVWVVDMAQAPLQALQARVPSFEAKYLVECDFFKFEKENYFDLIIEQTFFCALNPTLRQDYVQKMASLLKPNGILAGLLFDFPLKKEGDPPYGGCKQEYETYFAPYFHIKKIEPCYNSIKPRAGKELFFILRKT, from the coding sequence ATGAATCCAAATGACGTTTCAAATCCTGCCTTAGATGCCCATTATTGGGAAAGCAGGTATCAGCAGCAAGATACGCCTTGGGACGCAAGCGCGATTACAGAACCGCTCAAAACTTACATCGATAATTTGGTTGCGACAGAGGCGGCGCAGCACCCCGATTTTTTTCAGATGGTGATATTAGTGCCGGGGGCTGGCAGCGGCTATGAGGCGGAATATCTGCACCGTCTTGGTTTTCAAAATGTTTGGGTTGTGGATATGGCGCAAGCTCCCTTACAGGCATTGCAGGCGCGTGTGCCAAGTTTTGAGGCGAAATATTTGGTAGAATGTGATTTTTTTAAGTTTGAAAAAGAAAATTATTTTGACTTAATTATTGAGCAAACTTTTTTTTGTGCCTTAAATCCTACCTTGCGTCAGGATTATGTTCAAAAAATGGCGAGTCTTTTAAAACCGAATGGCATTTTAGCAGGCTTGCTTTTTGATTTTCCGCTTAAAAAGGAAGGCGACCCACCCTATGGAGGTTGTAAGCAGGAGTACGAAACTTATTTCGCGCCTTATTTTCATATCAAAAAGATAGAACCTTGTTACAATAGCATCAAACCCAGAGCGGGCAAGGAGTTGTTTTTTATTCTTAGAAAAACATAA
- a CDS encoding SNF2-related protein: protein MEKKNKFTTTWWSEKWLEMLHNLADSGRLQRGRSYAKSGSILELKIIQNYVSAKVLGSRPKPYQVRFEIKPFDKEEDQKILEILAENPLLITQLLQNQLPTVLFEMLEAEEIYLFPRRWRDLKASCSCPDPTAPCKHMAAVLYQISQKIEENPFLVFNLRNTDLLEELNKTTSKIATTQFNIWYKTATAIEEDVSLPKQDFSLFAAQELDFSTLPTLNTQIPELLSERPPFDTETNFKEVLISQYKVITKEIQKTQFDTLSNINSEQDLRQEVRLAQQWQQLKVEVDGFLNLKTLHLSIENDRKEGNTKNATKLSNSEPIKELPFIDFFNEIPIEYIPTLSPALQWFYYFHIFILQILEKGLFLPRMLRHHKGYFIQWQPANFVVEVEKMMQILAAHAPDDLLFFQAKDRKDSLKKRYYFTNAQEKIAYLSGIYIERYLHAHLGRLAKFKSKWNAFFLLKDLQPFERYSEQNLPILIHLWLEKLFLSKKDLQPLLYIGEIPDMPEIFEVALQVVVRNEPQQAVQEAENLLHTPEKIIDFSTFLSEKKYENQHNLFWQDAYLLSEYLPALKVYLEAQEKTPVPITLEEVSAFFEQALPLLQLLGIKILLPKSLQKILRPKGKIFVKKKNQKNEKGGLLQVQKILDFEWEIALGDKRLDVESFEKLVENTAGLVWLQNQYVWIDQKEVAKILEQAHQTRKNKTQLSLQHLLLGEKAGVEIALEQAVVRLLQPLKEEKSVDLPQNLQATLRPYQQKGYAWLYRNARLGLGSILADDMGLGKTLQTIAFLLKLKEEEVLKEKPALIVLPTTLLANWQQEIIKFAPTLQVFTFYGSQRKFPHTTEQYDIFLTSYGIARTEGELLAGKKWSVLVIDEAQAIKNSDTAQSKALKAIPADLKIALSGTPVENRLSEYWSLFDFVFKGYLGTFNQFYYDYARPIELERNHEILEKFKKVTSPFVMRRVKTDKNIISDLPEKISQNHYCTLTPQQAALYQNVVSQTMEQLAQAEGMQRKGLILKLLGSLKQICNHPAQFLKNDVREAALSGKTQLLIDLLKEIEKQGDKTLIFSQFTQMGEILETIIEAEMGYRPLFLHGGLNLEQRKAVLKQFSETKQIPVLILSLKAGGTGLNLTEANQVIHYDLWWNPAVEAQATDRSFRIGQKKNVFVHRFIVQNSLEEQIDKMIEKKKELAQLTVETGDTWLTELSNEQILELIQLR from the coding sequence ATGGAAAAAAAAAATAAATTCACCACTACTTGGTGGAGCGAAAAGTGGCTCGAAATGCTACACAATTTAGCCGATTCGGGAAGATTGCAGCGCGGACGAAGTTATGCAAAAAGTGGTTCAATTTTAGAGCTAAAAATTATACAAAACTACGTAAGTGCGAAAGTTTTGGGCAGCCGCCCTAAGCCTTATCAGGTACGTTTCGAAATAAAGCCTTTTGATAAAGAAGAAGACCAAAAGATATTAGAAATTTTGGCAGAAAATCCTTTACTTATTACCCAACTGCTTCAAAATCAGCTACCCACAGTGCTTTTCGAGATGCTCGAAGCCGAAGAAATTTACCTTTTTCCACGCCGCTGGCGCGATTTGAAAGCCTCCTGCTCCTGCCCCGACCCAACAGCTCCTTGCAAACACATGGCGGCGGTGCTTTATCAAATAAGTCAAAAAATAGAAGAAAATCCATTTTTAGTATTTAATCTTCGTAATACCGATTTGCTTGAAGAACTCAACAAAACTACCTCTAAAATAGCCACTACTCAATTTAATATTTGGTATAAAACTGCTACCGCTATCGAAGAAGATGTATCACTGCCCAAGCAGGATTTTAGCCTCTTTGCTGCCCAAGAATTAGACTTTTCTACCCTGCCCACGCTCAATACACAAATTCCCGAACTACTTTCTGAAAGACCGCCTTTTGATACGGAAACTAATTTTAAAGAAGTTTTAATATCACAATATAAAGTCATTACAAAAGAAATACAAAAAACACAATTTGATACGCTCTCCAACATCAATTCCGAGCAAGATTTAAGGCAGGAAGTTCGTTTGGCGCAGCAATGGCAGCAGCTAAAAGTGGAAGTAGATGGCTTTCTAAATCTCAAAACGCTGCATCTAAGTATAGAAAATGATAGAAAAGAAGGTAATACTAAAAATGCTACCAAACTTTCTAATTCAGAACCGATAAAAGAACTTCCTTTTATAGATTTTTTTAATGAAATTCCGATAGAATATATCCCTACGCTTAGTCCTGCCTTGCAGTGGTTTTATTATTTTCATATTTTTATTCTCCAAATTTTGGAAAAGGGACTCTTTCTGCCACGCATGTTGCGCCATCATAAGGGCTATTTTATTCAGTGGCAGCCTGCCAATTTTGTTGTAGAAGTGGAAAAAATGATGCAAATTTTGGCGGCACACGCGCCCGACGACCTACTTTTTTTTCAGGCAAAGGATAGGAAAGATTCGCTCAAAAAACGATATTATTTTACCAACGCCCAAGAAAAAATTGCTTATCTGTCAGGGATTTACATCGAGCGGTATCTCCATGCGCATCTTGGAAGGCTTGCAAAGTTCAAATCTAAGTGGAACGCCTTTTTTTTGTTGAAAGATTTGCAGCCTTTTGAAAGGTATAGTGAGCAGAATTTGCCTATTCTTATTCATCTTTGGTTAGAAAAGTTATTTCTTTCTAAAAAAGATTTGCAGCCACTTCTTTATATTGGCGAAATCCCCGATATGCCCGAAATTTTCGAGGTTGCCTTGCAGGTTGTAGTCCGAAACGAGCCACAGCAGGCAGTACAAGAGGCAGAAAATTTGCTACACACTCCTGAAAAAATAATAGATTTTTCTACTTTTTTGAGTGAAAAAAAGTATGAAAATCAACACAATTTATTTTGGCAAGATGCCTATTTGCTAAGTGAGTATCTGCCTGCCCTTAAAGTTTATTTGGAGGCGCAAGAAAAAACGCCCGTCCCGATAACCTTGGAGGAAGTGTCGGCTTTTTTCGAGCAGGCTCTGCCCTTGCTCCAACTTTTGGGCATCAAAATTTTGCTGCCTAAAAGTTTGCAGAAGATATTGCGCCCCAAAGGTAAAATTTTTGTAAAGAAAAAAAATCAAAAAAATGAAAAAGGCGGACTTTTGCAGGTGCAAAAAATCTTAGACTTCGAGTGGGAAATTGCCTTAGGCGATAAAAGGCTCGATGTAGAGAGTTTTGAAAAGTTGGTAGAAAATACCGCTGGTTTGGTTTGGTTGCAAAATCAATATGTGTGGATAGACCAAAAAGAGGTAGCCAAAATTTTAGAGCAGGCACATCAGACCCGAAAAAATAAAACCCAATTAAGCCTGCAACACCTACTTTTAGGCGAAAAGGCAGGCGTAGAAATTGCCTTAGAACAAGCCGTCGTGCGTCTTTTGCAGCCTTTAAAAGAAGAAAAAAGTGTAGATTTGCCTCAAAACTTACAAGCTACTTTGCGCCCGTATCAGCAAAAAGGTTACGCTTGGTTGTATAGAAATGCGCGTTTGGGCTTGGGTTCTATCTTGGCAGACGACATGGGGTTGGGCAAGACGCTTCAAACGATTGCTTTTCTTTTAAAGCTAAAAGAAGAAGAAGTTTTAAAAGAAAAACCTGCTCTTATTGTCTTGCCGACGACCTTACTTGCGAATTGGCAGCAAGAAATCATCAAATTTGCACCTACCTTGCAAGTTTTTACCTTTTATGGCAGCCAGCGAAAATTCCCCCATACTACCGAGCAGTACGACATTTTTCTCACTTCTTATGGCATTGCACGCACAGAAGGCGAGCTTTTGGCGGGAAAAAAATGGTCGGTTTTGGTCATTGATGAGGCGCAAGCAATCAAAAACAGCGATACGGCGCAAAGCAAGGCACTCAAAGCCATTCCTGCGGACTTGAAAATCGCACTTAGTGGTACGCCCGTGGAAAACCGTTTGAGCGAATATTGGAGTCTTTTTGATTTTGTATTTAAAGGATATTTAGGCACTTTTAATCAGTTTTATTACGATTACGCACGTCCTATCGAATTGGAACGGAATCACGAAATATTGGAAAAGTTTAAAAAAGTTACATCACCTTTTGTTATGCGTAGGGTCAAGACCGATAAAAATATCATTTCTGATTTGCCCGAAAAAATTAGTCAAAATCATTATTGTACCCTCACGCCACAGCAAGCAGCTCTCTATCAAAATGTGGTAAGCCAAACAATGGAGCAATTAGCACAGGCAGAAGGTATGCAGCGTAAAGGCTTGATTTTAAAGCTATTAGGCTCACTAAAACAAATTTGCAATCACCCTGCCCAATTTTTGAAAAACGATGTCAGAGAAGCCGCCCTTTCGGGCAAAACGCAGCTACTTATTGATTTGCTCAAAGAAATAGAAAAACAAGGCGATAAGACCTTGATTTTCAGTCAGTTTACACAAATGGGTGAAATTTTAGAAACCATTATTGAAGCAGAGATGGGCTACCGTCCGCTCTTTTTACATGGCGGCTTAAATTTGGAACAGCGCAAAGCCGTTTTGAAACAATTTTCAGAAACTAAACAAATTCCTGTCCTTATTCTCTCTTTAAAAGCAGGCGGAACGGGGTTAAATCTTACAGAGGCGAATCAGGTTATTCATTACGATTTGTGGTGGAATCCTGCCGTCGAAGCGCAGGCTACGGATAGAAGTTTTCGTATCGGACAGAAAAAAAATGTCTTCGTTCATCGTTTTATCGTACAAAATAGCTTAGAGGAACAAATTGATAAAATGATTGAAAAAAAGAAAGAGTTGGCTCAACTAACAGTAGAAACAGGTGATACTTGGCTTACTGAACTTTCTAACGAACAGATTTTAGAGCTAATTCAGTTGCGATAA
- a CDS encoding FecR/PupR family sigma factor regulator: MQKLKYLRLITKQLNGEISPAEEAELTAWLKRHPLNALAYQQQKAIWDKFRLMAQA, encoded by the coding sequence ATGCAAAAGTTGAAATATCTTCGCCTCATTACCAAACAGCTCAATGGTGAAATTTCGCCTGCCGAAGAAGCCGAACTCACTGCTTGGCTTAAACGCCACCCCCTCAACGCTTTGGCGTATCAACAGCAAAAAGCTATCTGGGATAAATTTAGGCTCATGGCACAGGCATAG
- a CDS encoding COX15/CtaA family protein, whose protein sequence is MKNVAAYRTFGLITIIAIYFLIWVGGVVRSTGSGMGCPDWPKCFGQYIPPTDISQLPPDYKTRFAVQGKEIADFNPVKTWIEYINRLIGALIGLFVLATAFFSFSYWNRGKRYITFLSVLAVFLVGFQAWLGSIVVATDLHEGMITLHMVMALVIVGILIFTVAKARLEQQPAAWGVPSWVYKRLSLVLVACLSLGLVQIILGTQVREMVDVVAKKMGENLRAEWIDQLGLSFYIHRSFSLLILGLHLYLVKILIASRSIAAANAGKWLLGLIVVAILTGVVLAYLAMPAFVQPLHLLLGTIMFGLQFWIFVKIHSIGKG, encoded by the coding sequence ATGAAAAATGTCGCTGCTTATCGCACCTTCGGACTTATTACCATCATCGCGATTTATTTTCTTATTTGGGTAGGAGGTGTAGTTCGAAGCACTGGTTCAGGCATGGGCTGCCCCGACTGGCCTAAATGTTTCGGACAGTACATTCCACCTACCGACATTAGCCAACTGCCGCCCGACTACAAGACACGTTTTGCCGTACAAGGAAAAGAAATTGCCGACTTCAACCCCGTCAAGACGTGGATAGAATACATCAATCGCCTCATTGGGGCTTTGATAGGGCTTTTTGTCTTGGCTACCGCTTTTTTCTCTTTTTCTTATTGGAATAGGGGCAAAAGGTACATCACTTTTCTATCGGTCTTGGCGGTCTTTCTGGTAGGTTTTCAGGCTTGGTTGGGGTCTATCGTTGTGGCAACAGACCTACACGAGGGCATGATAACGTTGCACATGGTCATGGCTTTGGTCATTGTCGGAATCCTCATTTTCACCGTCGCTAAGGCACGTTTGGAGCAGCAACCTGCCGCTTGGGGAGTCCCTTCTTGGGTCTATAAAAGGCTCTCTCTGGTCTTGGTTGCCTGCCTATCTTTGGGGCTGGTACAAATTATACTCGGTACGCAAGTCAGAGAAATGGTAGATGTAGTTGCTAAAAAAATGGGCGAAAACTTACGTGCAGAATGGATAGACCAATTAGGGCTTTCTTTCTATATTCACCGTTCTTTTTCCCTACTAATTTTAGGATTACACCTTTATTTAGTAAAAATATTGATAGCTTCGCGCTCCATTGCGGCTGCAAATGCGGGCAAATGGCTGTTAGGTCTGATTGTCGTTGCCATTCTCACAGGGGTTGTGCTGGCGTATTTGGCGATGCCTGCCTTTGTGCAGCCTTTACATTTGCTTCTGGGTACGATTATGTTTGGGCTGCAATTTTGGATTTTTGTCAAAATTCACAGCATAGGCAAAGGATAG
- a CDS encoding DUF5606 domain-containing protein, producing MELKDIAVISGKPGLYRIMKTTRNGVVIEAIGGGKTKIMADASHRISILKEISIYTTTEEGSIPLEEVFYAMKEKFAGEAEVGKDDNSLRAFLSEVLPQHDKTRVYISDIKKIINWYNVLAIHAPEVLERSEATKEA from the coding sequence ATGGAACTTAAAGATATTGCCGTTATTTCTGGAAAACCTGGTTTGTATCGCATCATGAAAACCACACGCAACGGTGTTGTGATTGAGGCTATTGGCGGCGGAAAGACTAAAATCATGGCTGATGCAAGCCATAGAATCTCTATTCTAAAAGAAATCTCTATCTACACAACCACAGAGGAAGGCTCTATCCCGCTCGAAGAAGTCTTTTATGCCATGAAGGAAAAATTCGCTGGTGAGGCAGAAGTTGGAAAAGACGACAATAGCCTACGCGCTTTCCTTTCCGAAGTTTTGCCACAACACGATAAAACCCGCGTTTATATTTCCGATATTAAAAAAATCATAAACTGGTACAATGTCTTAGCCATTCACGCGCCCGAAGTCTTGGAGCGTAGCGAGGCGACAAAAGAAGCCTAA